The DNA sequence ACGATCGCCTACGCGCCGTTCACGCTGCCGATGTCCTGGACCGATACGGGCAACCCCTCCGCCGATGGCTGGAATCTGGTGAGCAACCCGCTGCCCAGCGCCATCAGCTACGGCGCCATCGTGCGCGGTGCCAATGTGGTGAACGCCTTCCACGTGTTCGATCCGGTGAGCGGCAACATGGCCACCTGGAACGGTTTCGTGGGCAGCAACGGCGCCAATGGCACCATCCAGAGCAGCCAGGGCTTCTGGCTGAAGGCCAACGGCCCGGCCGTGAACACCACCGTGAGCGAGAGCGCCAAGACCGGCAGCCAGAGCGGCGGCATCTTCGGTGGTCTGGAAGGTCCTCCGCCACCATCGCTGCGCCTGCGGATCGCCAGTGGCCTGAACAATTTCAGTGACGAGACCGTGGTGGTCTTCGCCCATGGCAGCCCGGTCTTCAACGAAGAGGAGGGCGATGCCTTGAAGTTCCCGTTCAGCCATCCGCAAGCCCCGCGCATCGCCACTCGCGTGGCCGATGGCCCGGACCTGGCGCTGAACCACCATGGTGCGCCGGATGGCACGATCCACATCCCCGTAATGCTGCATGCGCCCGTCACGGGCACCTATACCATCACCGCCACCGGCATAGAGTCCCTGAACGGCCTCACCTGCCTGGTGCTGGAGGACCTGCTCACCGGCGTGCGTGTTCCCCTGCATGACGGCGCCACCATCACCATCGAGATCGCCGCCGACGCGGATCCCGCTCTGCCGCGCCTGCTGTTGCACCAGAGCGCCATGCTGGTCCATGAGGTGCAGCATGTGAGCTGTCACGGCAGCGGCGATGCCTCCATCACGCTGCACAACCCGGGCGCGGTACCGGTGGACATCACCTGGACCGATGCCGAGGGCGACATCCTGGCCGTGATCGAGGGCATGCTGGGTTCGGCCGCGCTGCAAGGCCTGGGCGCCGGCCACTACACGGCGCACATCGGCGGCACCGAATGCCCCGCGCAATCGGCGCAGTTCACCATCGAGGAACCCTGGGCCATGGAACTGTTGTACACCATCACCCCGGCCACCTGTGCCGAGAGCACCGACGGCCATGTGCTGCTGGAAGTGCTGGGCGGCGTGTGGCCCTATGAGATGCTGTGGAGCACCGGCGCCACCACGCCCGATCTGGAAGGGGTGGGCGAGGGTTTCTATGGCGTGGAAGTGACCGACGCCAACGGTTGCGTGATCACGGCGAACGGCCTGCACGTGACGGCCCCCGAGCCGATCGCTGGCGCGCTGGTGGCACCCACCACCGTCCAGGTGATGGAGCCGGTGCAGTTCAGCAGCACCGCTGATGCCGCCGAGGAACGCTTCTGGGACTTCGGTGATGGCCAGACCAGCACCCACGCCACGCCGCTGCATGGCTACGCGCAACCCGGTGAGTACCAGGTGACACTGGTGTTGCAGGACGAGGAATGTTCCCGGACCCTGGGCACCACGGTGTCCGTGGGCCTGCTCACCACCCTCCAGGACCTGGCCAATGACGGCCCGCGCGCCTGGAGCGCCGGTGACCTGATCACGATCGAAGGCGCCATGCCGCAGGACCTTCACCTGCATGTGTATGATGCCACCGGCCGCACGGTCTACACCGGCCGCATCCCGGCGAACACGCCGCGCCACGAGATCCCCACCCACACCTGGACGCCCGGCCTCTACTTCCTGAACGCCAGTACCGCTTGGGAACAGTGGACCTATTCGCTGCCGGTGGTGCGGTGAGGAACCGCGATATTCGCTTGACGAAGCCCCACCGGATGTTCCGGTGGGGCTTCGTCTTTCCAGGGGTGGTCAACCGCGTGGGAGGGGGGGTGGGTCACAAGGCATCAACCGTCACTTGTGGATAAGTATTCCAGTGTTACTTTTCACCGCGTAACCCTGCCTCCGGTACATCAGACCCCCTCCCCGCCCAAGGGAGTCCACTCCATACCCACCACCCCCCCCCCCCGGCGCGCCTTGCCTCGCCGCCGGACCACTGCACCCCATACCTGAAAACCTGCCCTGGCCACCTGATGTGGCCAAGGATCGCTTGCCCCCCTACCGAAACCCCTGCACATGAAACGGTTCCTTACCCCTGTACTGCGTAGCGCGATGATCGCCGTGGCGATGGTCGCCTTTCTTGGATCACAAGCGCAAGTGGATGTCTCCGGCGCCTTGGTCGGCAACGGCACATACGGCACCCTTGGGGCTGCCTTCACCGCCATCAACGGCGGAGCCCAAACGGGGGCCAACATCTTGATCGAGATCACGGGTAATACCACCGAACCGGCCTCGGCCACATTGAATGCCGGTGCGTGGGCGACCGTGACGATCAATCCATCCGGTGGCGCCACGCGCACGATCTCCGGCAACCTCGCGGCTCCCTTGATCAACTTGAATGGTGCGGACAACGTGACCATCGATGGGTTGAATTCCGGGGGCAACGCGCTGGTGATCGAGAACACCTCGAGCGCCGCCACAGCCGGCACCAGCGCCGTCCGATTCATCGCTGATGCCGTGAACAACGTGGTGCGTAAGTGCACCATCAGGGGCTCCAACACGACGGGCGCGGCTGGAAATGGCACCATCTTCTTCAGCACGGGGACCAGCACGGGCAACGACAACAACCTGATCGAGGAGTGCGTGATCACCGCCGCTGGGAGCAACCTGCCCCAGATCGCCATCAGTTCCACCGGTACATCCGTCGCCGTGGACAATAGTGGCAACACGGTGAGCGGCTGTGAGATCTCCGACTACTTCAATGCATCCACGGCCTCCACGGGCCTGTACCTGGTGAGCAACAGTTCGGGCTGGACCATCAGCGACAACAAGTTCTTCCAGACCGCCACGCGCACGGCCACGTCCGGTGCCATCCACCGCGCCATTTACATCAATACCGCCTCAGGAAGCGGTTACTCCATCACCGGCAACACCATCGGTTTCGCCAATACCGTTGGCACTGGTACCACCTCTTATGCGGGTGCCATAGCGAATCGGTTCATTGGTATCGAGTGCGTGGCCGCCGCCACACCGGTGAGCAGTATACAAGGCAACACAGTGGCGGGGATCTCCTTGGCCACAACGAGCGGCGCGACCACCACCCCTGGTGTTTTCGGCGGCATTGTGGCCAATGCTGGGGTGAACATCGGTACAGTGACGGGCAACACCATCGGTGCAGCGACAGGAACCGGTTCCATCGCCATCACGAGTTCTACTGGTGGCGGGCGTTCCTATGGCATCTACGCCACTTCTTCAACGGGCGCGATCGACATCCGCAACAACACGGTGGCCGGTATCACCTATGCGGGTGCCACGGCGGCCATTGGCACGAACCTCAATGCCATCGAGGTGAATGCGGCGGGTTCCGGTACCACCTTGAACATCGTGGACAACCAAGTGGGGAGCGCCACGGCGGGTTCGTTGACCATCGGTCTGGCGGGCACCACCACGGGCACCTGCTCTTTGCTGGGTATCGCCAGTGCGGGCGCTGCTGGTACCGTGAACATCTCGAACAACGTGTTGCGTGGCGTCACGATGCATAGCACTACGAGCAACTTCATCGGTATCCAAAGCACCGGAAACGTTTCCGTGGCCAACAACATCACGGACAACCAGCTGGGCAATGCCGGGGCCGGTGTTGTGAACTTCACCCGGGCAAATTCTGGGACCTTCACGGGGATCACAGTGACCAGTGGCACATCGGCGTCGAGCCTGAGCATCACGGGCAATGATCTGCGGGGAGTCGTCTACGACCTCGCCTCTTCGGGTGCCAACACCTATGTGAGCAATACGGGGGCCGTCCTCAATACCAACATCAGCAGCAACACCTTCACCAATCTGAGCGTGAACACCACGGGCAATGTCACATTCATCAGCAACAGTGTCATACGGCCCGCCAATGCCGTGACGAACGTGAACAACAACGGCATCGTCACGGGCTTCAGCAAAACGGGTTCGGGCGGTGCGGTGCAGCTATACCTCTCCAATTCTTCCACCCCGAGCACCGGCAGCGATACGAACACCGGCAACGATTTCAGCAACATCACGCTCACGGGGGCGACCTCCTTCGCGGGATGGCAGAACACGGATGGCAGCACATTTTCTCCATATGGCCCGCAGAAGAACGTATCGAACAATACGTTCAGCAACATCATCCTGGGAAGTGGGGCTTCCAACATCCTGCAGGTGGGCTACAGCCGGACCACGGCCACGAACACGGTGGCGAACAACGCGATCACGAACATCTCGGGCACGGGGAGCATCACCGCGATCAACATGCAGCAGGGCCCGCACGACATCACGGGCAATACCATCCGGGGCATCACTTCCACAGGCACGGCGGCCGAAGTGATCGGCATCCGGCAGGCGCAGATGGGTGTGGGCACGATGAACATCCGGGGCAACCTGATCGCGGACATGCAGTCGGGTGGCACCACGGCTGGTCTGGTGCGGGGCATCGACCTGGTGGGCGGCACCAGTGGCACCACCACCAACGTGGTGAACAACCGGATCGGCGATCTGCGGATGCCCGCATGCAACAGCACGACCGCGTTCCTGCATGGGTTCCATGCGAACATGGGCACGACCGGATTCAACATCAGCCTGAGCTACAACACCATCTATCTGAGCGCCACCAGTTCGGGGGCCAGCTTCACCACGGCCGCGGTCTACTGCAATACGGCTCCCACGCTCACCATGCGCAACAACATCCTGGTGAACATGTCCACGCCCAACGGAGCGGGCAACCGCACGATCGCGTATCGGCAGGCGGCCACTGGATTGACGAACTATGGCGCGGCCAGCAACAACAACTTGTTCTATGCTGATACGCCGGGTCCCACACGGGTGATCCATTGGAACGGCACCACAGCTTATGAGACCCTGGCCAGCTGGCAGGCTTTCGCGAGTCCCCGCGACGCCAACTCCGTCAGCGAGCTGCCGCCCTTCCTCAGCACCGACCCCACCAATGCCGACTACCTGAAGATCGACCCCACGGTGGCCACACAGATCGAAAGCGGCGGCATCGCCATCGCGGGCATCGACGACGACTTCGAGGGCGACATCCGTTTCGGCAGCGTGGGATACACCGGAGGTGGTGCCGCGCCGGATATCGGTGCGGATGAGTTCGAGGGTGTATTGCTGGACATCGCGGCGCCCATCATCAGCTACACGCCGCTGAGCAGTGCGTGCGGTACCGGTGCACGGACCCTGTCGGCCTCGATCACCGACGCCAGCGGGGTGCCCACCAGTGGCGATGGCCTGCCGCGCCTGCGTTGGCGCATCAATGCAGGTGCCTGGGCCTATGTGACCGGTGTACACATCAGCGGCAGCACCTATGAGTTCACCTTCGGCGCCAGTGCGGCCGAGGGGGACGTGGTGGAGTATTACGTGGTGGCCCAGGACAACGCCGGTACGCCCAACGTGGGCGCTTTCCCTGCGGCCGGTGCAGGTGGTTTCGGCGCCGATCCGCCCGCGGCGAGCACACCGCCCACCACGCCCAGCAGCTATACGGTGCTGGCCGTGCTGGCAGGCACCTACAACGTGGGCAGCGGTGAACCGGCCCCCTTCAACAGCCTGCCCAGCGCCATAGCGCACTACCATGCGAGCTGCCTGGGCGGCGCAGTGGTCTACCAGCTGATGGACGCCAGCTACCCCCTGGCCTCCACACTGGCCATCAACAACCACCCGGACGCCAGCAGCGTGAACACGCTGACCATCCGGCCGAATGCGGCCACGGCCGTGCTGGTGAGCGGCACCATCGCGAGCAACCCGCTGATCAACATGAACGGGGCGCGCTTCGTGATCTTCGATGGACTGAACACGGGCGGGGCGACCCTGACCATCCGCAATGCGAGCACGTCCGCTGGCACCGGCACCAGCACCATCCGCTTCATCAACGACGCGGTGAACGACACGATCCGCAACTGCACCCTGGAGGCGGCGCATCAATTGGGCGGCATACTGGAGTCCGGTGTGCTGGTCTTCGCCGGGGGCGCCACCACGGGCAATGACGATATCGTGATCGCCAACAACATCATTGGTGCGGTCTCCGGTGGCACGGTGGGCAAGGCCATCTATGGCAACGGCAGTACTGGTTCGCTGGCCGTACACAACAGCGGTGTGCGGATCCTGGACAACGAGATCCGGGACTATTTCCTGCCGGCAGCAACACACTACGGCCTCTTTCTGAACACAGGCTGCACGAACTGGACCATCAGCGGCAACAAATTCTACCAGACCGCGGCACGCGTGACCAGCACCACGTCCGCGCACCGGATGCTGGAGATCAACACGGCCTCCTTCGCCGATGTGGGGGGCTACGACATCAGCGGCAACACCTTCGGCTTCGCGAACGCCTCGGGCACGGGCATCTACGACATCAGCGGCACGAACGGCAGTTTGCGCGCCATCCACCTGGGCTTGAACTCTGGCAACACGGTCCTGACCAATATCGATGGCAACATTTTCGGGGGCATCAGCCTTGGCACCACCACCAGTGGCACCACGAGCAACTCGCCGTTCCAGATGATCTTCGTGAACAGCGGTCTGGTGAACATCGGCGTCAACGCCGGCAACATCATCGGCAGCCAGACGGCGAACAGTCTGAGCTTCACGACCACGTCGTCCAGTTCCACGGATGTATACGCCATCCATAACTTCTCCTTGCTCCCCACCACCATCAGCAACAACGTCATCGGTGGCATCACGGCCAACCTGGGCACTTCTTCTCTGACGAGCATCCTGTCGGGGATCACCGTGAACACGAGTTCATCGGTGGCTTCGACCGTGAGCAACAATACGGTGGGTGGCACGGTGGCACACAGCATCCGGCAAACGGGAGCGACCACGGGCAGCGTGGTACGGGGCATCGCCTTCGTTACGAGCAGCGCCACGGTGGCGGACAACCTGGTGCGGAACCTGAGCAATGATGATGGCCAGGCGGCCGTGGGCGCGGCATCCGCGGTGACGGGCCTTTGGTTCGGCAGCACCGGCGTGAACCATACGGTATCTCGCAACACGGTACACAGCCTGCGGAGCACCAACGCCGCCGGCACGCGGGCGGTGCTGGGCATGTACTACACCTCCTCCAGCGGCACCAACATCGTGGAGCGCAACCTGATCCACTCGTTGGACGCGGCGGCCACAGGGGCCACGCTGGTGGGCATCAACATCGCGGGCGGTACCACCACCTACCGGAACAACATGATACGTCTTGGTGTGGACGCGGCGGGCGCATCGATCACAGTGCCGCTCACCATCAATGGTATCTGGGACGTCTCCGGCGCCACCAGCCTGCACCACAACAGCGTGTACATCGGCGGCAGCGGGGTGGGCGGTACGGCGAACGACAGCTGGTGCCTGTACACCGCATCTTCCGGTCCGGTGCGCAACTGGAGGAACAACATCTTCCACAACGCCCGGAGCAACGCCGGTGCGGGTGGCAAGCACTACGCCATCCGGGCCATCAGCGTTTCTGGCCTGACGAGCAACTACAACCTGTTGTACGCTTCGGGCAACGGAGGCGTGCTGGGCTTCTTCAGCTTCGACAGGCCCACGCTGGCCTCCTGGCAGCTGATCGGACAGGACGCCAACAGTGTGACAGGCGACCCGCGCTACATCAACCCAGAAGGTGATGCGGCCACACTGGACCTGCACATCGACCCGGTGCTGCCCACGCCGATCGAAGGCACGGGCGTGCTGATCGCCACGGTGACGGACGATTTCGACGCTGAGACCCGCAGCGGGTTGACCCCGACGGACATCGGTGCGGACGCGGGTGATTTCGTGTTCGGGGAAGCCACACCGCCCACGATCGTCTACACGCCGCTCACCACGCCAAGTTGCGACCTGAGCACGCGCGTGCTCACCGCCACCATCACGGATGCCAGCGGCGTGCCCACAGCGGGCGTCGGCCTGCCACGCTTGCGCTGGCGCGTGAACGCCGGTGCTTGGAATTATGAGACGGCGGTATGGCTGGGCGGCGACAACTACGAGTTCACCTTCGCTCCGGGGCTGGTGAGCGCGGATGTGGTGGAGTATTACGTGGTGGCCCAGGACAACAACGACAACGTGGGCACCTTCCCGGCCGGTGGCGGAGGCTTCAGCGCCAACCCGCCCGCCGCCAGTGTGCCGCCGCCGGCCAGTGTGCTGAACATCGGCCTCATCCTCAACGGCACCTACCTGATCGGCAATGCGCAGCCCCCACCCTTCAATACACTGCGCACCGCCATCGATGGGTACAACAACGCCTGCCTGACGGGGCCGGTGATCTACGAGTTGGTGGACGCCAGCTACACCACAGGTACGGGTGAGGTCTTCCCGATCGCCATCAACAACAATGTGGATGCGAGCGCCACAAATACCTTCACCATACGGCCGGCCGCCGGCAATGCGGCCACTGTCCAGGGCACTTTGACGGGCGGCCCGATGATCGACCTTTTCGGGGCGCGCTATGTGACCTTCGATGGCTTGATGAGCGGCGGCGCTTCACTCACGATCGCCAACACCAGCACTGCGGCCACCAGTGGCACCAGCACCATGCGTTTCGCCAGCGATGCCGTGTTCAACACCATCACGCGCTGCGCGGTGCAGGGTTCGAGCACTTCGGCGGCCGGAACCAATGGAGGCAACATCTGGTTCGGTGCCAACAGTAGCAGTACCGGCAACGACAACAACACGGTGAGCCTTTGCGACATCGGTCCCGCCGGCGGCAACCTGCCCAGCAAGGGCATCTACTTCACGGGCACCAGCAACGCCAATCCCGGCACAGGCAATAGCGGCAACGTCATCGACAACAACAACATCTTCGACGTTTTCCATCCCACGGTCAGTACCGCCTTCATCGACGTCAACAGCGGTACGCCCATCCTGACGATCACCAACAACCGGATGTACCAGACGGCCACGCGCACCATCACGGATGGCAGCGTGACCATTACCCATCACGGCATCCGGATCGCCAACACGAACGGCAACGGCTATACGGTGACAGGTAATACCATCGGCCATGCGGCCGCGGATGGCACGGGCACCTACAACCTGGTGTTCCCGGTCTCTGGTTCCTGTTTGACCTCCTTCGTGCCCATCCTGGTCAACGTGGGCATCACCACGGCGAGCAACGTGGACAACAACATCATCCGCGGCATCGCGATGAGCGGTGCGGGCTGTGGCACGGGGACCACGGCGGTTTTCCGGGGTATTTACATAACGGCTGGCCTCACTACATGCAACGGCAATACCGTGGGAAGCACCACCAGCGCGGCGTCGATCACGCTCACATCCACAAGCGCCAGTGCCGCCGACGTCACAGCCATATACAATTTCGGTTCGAGCGACTGGACCACGAACAACAACCAGATCGGCGGCATCACCACCGGTGGCGGCACTGGTGCGCGGAATTTCTATGGTCTTCGCTGCAACACGACCTCGTCCAATTCATGGACAGCGAACAACAATACCATCGGCGGCACGGTGGCCAACTCCATTGAGAGCGCATCCACGAGCACCGCCGCGCTGATGCGTGGCATATTGGTGGAATCGCCATCGGCGAGCCTGAGTGGCAACCTGGTGCGCAACCTCAATGCGGCGGGTGGCACGGGTACTTTCGTCTCAGCGAGTGTCATCGGCGTCAGCATCACAGCCAGTTCGGCCAATCATACCCTGAGTGGCAATGCGATACACAGCCTTTCGAACACCAATGCTACAGGCACCCGCCATGTACTGGGTATCCACTTCAATGCCAGCACCGGTACCAACCTGCTTGAGAAGAACTTGGTGCACAGCCTCAACCTGGCCAGCACCGGTGGTACGCTGATCGGTATCAACAATCCCGGGGGTACGGTCACCATACGGAACAACATGGTGCGACTGGGCATCGAC is a window from the Flavobacteriales bacterium genome containing:
- a CDS encoding PKD domain-containing protein produces the protein MKRFLTPVLRSAMIAVAMVAFLGSQAQVDVSGALVGNGTYGTLGAAFTAINGGAQTGANILIEITGNTTEPASATLNAGAWATVTINPSGGATRTISGNLAAPLINLNGADNVTIDGLNSGGNALVIENTSSAATAGTSAVRFIADAVNNVVRKCTIRGSNTTGAAGNGTIFFSTGTSTGNDNNLIEECVITAAGSNLPQIAISSTGTSVAVDNSGNTVSGCEISDYFNASTASTGLYLVSNSSGWTISDNKFFQTATRTATSGAIHRAIYINTASGSGYSITGNTIGFANTVGTGTTSYAGAIANRFIGIECVAAATPVSSIQGNTVAGISLATTSGATTTPGVFGGIVANAGVNIGTVTGNTIGAATGTGSIAITSSTGGGRSYGIYATSSTGAIDIRNNTVAGITYAGATAAIGTNLNAIEVNAAGSGTTLNIVDNQVGSATAGSLTIGLAGTTTGTCSLLGIASAGAAGTVNISNNVLRGVTMHSTTSNFIGIQSTGNVSVANNITDNQLGNAGAGVVNFTRANSGTFTGITVTSGTSASSLSITGNDLRGVVYDLASSGANTYVSNTGAVLNTNISSNTFTNLSVNTTGNVTFISNSVIRPANAVTNVNNNGIVTGFSKTGSGGAVQLYLSNSSTPSTGSDTNTGNDFSNITLTGATSFAGWQNTDGSTFSPYGPQKNVSNNTFSNIILGSGASNILQVGYSRTTATNTVANNAITNISGTGSITAINMQQGPHDITGNTIRGITSTGTAAEVIGIRQAQMGVGTMNIRGNLIADMQSGGTTAGLVRGIDLVGGTSGTTTNVVNNRIGDLRMPACNSTTAFLHGFHANMGTTGFNISLSYNTIYLSATSSGASFTTAAVYCNTAPTLTMRNNILVNMSTPNGAGNRTIAYRQAATGLTNYGAASNNNLFYADTPGPTRVIHWNGTTAYETLASWQAFASPRDANSVSELPPFLSTDPTNADYLKIDPTVATQIESGGIAIAGIDDDFEGDIRFGSVGYTGGGAAPDIGADEFEGVLLDIAAPIISYTPLSSACGTGARTLSASITDASGVPTSGDGLPRLRWRINAGAWAYVTGVHISGSTYEFTFGASAAEGDVVEYYVVAQDNAGTPNVGAFPAAGAGGFGADPPAASTPPTTPSSYTVLAVLAGTYNVGSGEPAPFNSLPSAIAHYHASCLGGAVVYQLMDASYPLASTLAINNHPDASSVNTLTIRPNAATAVLVSGTIASNPLINMNGARFVIFDGLNTGGATLTIRNASTSAGTGTSTIRFINDAVNDTIRNCTLEAAHQLGGILESGVLVFAGGATTGNDDIVIANNIIGAVSGGTVGKAIYGNGSTGSLAVHNSGVRILDNEIRDYFLPAATHYGLFLNTGCTNWTISGNKFYQTAARVTSTTSAHRMLEINTASFADVGGYDISGNTFGFANASGTGIYDISGTNGSLRAIHLGLNSGNTVLTNIDGNIFGGISLGTTTSGTTSNSPFQMIFVNSGLVNIGVNAGNIIGSQTANSLSFTTTSSSSTDVYAIHNFSLLPTTISNNVIGGITANLGTSSLTSILSGITVNTSSSVASTVSNNTVGGTVAHSIRQTGATTGSVVRGIAFVTSSATVADNLVRNLSNDDGQAAVGAASAVTGLWFGSTGVNHTVSRNTVHSLRSTNAAGTRAVLGMYYTSSSGTNIVERNLIHSLDAAATGATLVGINIAGGTTTYRNNMIRLGVDAAGASITVPLTINGIWDVSGATSLHHNSVYIGGSGVGGTANDSWCLYTASSGPVRNWRNNIFHNARSNAGAGGKHYAIRAISVSGLTSNYNLLYASGNGGVLGFFSFDRPTLASWQLIGQDANSVTGDPRYINPEGDAATLDLHIDPVLPTPIEGTGVLIATVTDDFDAETRSGLTPTDIGADAGDFVFGEATPPTIVYTPLTTPSCDLSTRVLTATITDASGVPTAGVGLPRLRWRVNAGAWNYETAVWLGGDNYEFTFAPGLVSADVVEYYVVAQDNNDNVGTFPAGGGGFSANPPAASVPPPASVLNIGLILNGTYLIGNAQPPPFNTLRTAIDGYNNACLTGPVIYELVDASYTTGTGEVFPIAINNNVDASATNTFTIRPAAGNAATVQGTLTGGPMIDLFGARYVTFDGLMSGGASLTIANTSTAATSGTSTMRFASDAVFNTITRCAVQGSSTSAAGTNGGNIWFGANSSSTGNDNNTVSLCDIGPAGGNLPSKGIYFTGTSNANPGTGNSGNVIDNNNIFDVFHPTVSTAFIDVNSGTPILTITNNRMYQTATRTITDGSVTITHHGIRIANTNGNGYTVTGNTIGHAAADGTGTYNLVFPVSGSCLTSFVPILVNVGITTASNVDNNIIRGIAMSGAGCGTGTTAVFRGIYITAGLTTCNGNTVGSTTSAASITLTSTSASAADVTAIYNFGSSDWTTNNNQIGGITTGGGTGARNFYGLRCNTTSSNSWTANNNTIGGTVANSIESASTSTAALMRGILVESPSASLSGNLVRNLNAAGGTGTFVSASVIGVSITASSANHTLSGNAIHSLSNTNATGTRHVLGIHFNASTGTNLLEKNLVHSLNLASTGGTLIGINNPGGTVTIRNNMVRLGIDQDGNDIAVPCFIYGIWDQGGTRNIWHNSVYIGGADVSSGASETFAIYADGASTRSYRNNILFNARSNAASGANHYAIRMSTLTGLTSDHNNLHVSGNGGHIGFFTSARLTLNDWRTATSGRDVNSPGGNPQFIAPNGTAATVDLHIHPTNPTPIEGTGFAVAVTDDFDGEDRSALTPVDIGADAGDFVFGDLEPPTITYTPLGSPGCVTGMRSLDVTITDVGSGVPTTGIGQPVLYWRINGGGWTGETATTISAPTFTFQFGAGTNGGDLVEYYVAAQDGSDNVTTEPFAGASGFTADPPAVSTAPTTPSSYSINWTLNGTYAVGTAQAAPFNTLTGAIGAYNAACLTGPVVFELEDATYSTGETFPITIAYNADASSTNTLTIQPAASVTPTITGSSTGAILLLNGADWIRIEGSNAPVANGLCQTNSARHLTISNTSTGTSSAVIWLQSAAGPAFGATNNIVRNCIVTGNSSTTTLMGIGSGSATIGTGSLGVDNDGNTFENNAVSSCQIGIYSVGASAANKNEGTAIRFNNLNTHGTAGIFARFENSIGITGNNVDGVFRTGALDVMGISVGFAHSSITATEAGVGEVTNATITHNTIGSVVNNNQWSAVGIAYGAATTGSSTIANNTVSGVAANATNPDISAGILLGGGAATVNVYHNTVRMQGTIPGTTAATQTAAALAMVGAGASTDIRNNILVNTQQGNAGASLRFTAIALGHATYTFTSNNNDLFAGGGGPGTYTTGITGGIVVGTSRVTLAIWQGITGKDLLSQNVSPAFVSATDLHLSPTSAVNGALVGTGANVGIAIDIDCETRPALPTIGADEFRAIYYSQATGDVNAPIWDVVPVGTAGPAIWGAASSMVVQNPHLVTNTADVDVRDLTVDNGGTLTLTTNTTLTVNGASASFTGAGAVVAEDDSELKIAGVGAFALSTTANLFLFDLTVDRDGTTTVSGSVRLQGTLLLEDGDFDATTANVRLRSNVNGTGRLGPVGTNANYLGDLRVARWMPNGATNWRLMGSPVLGATVQQWDDNVITGGFPGSDYPNFDNPVGSGILWPSVRLYAEETEDPDPLEGLVSIENVTSPLVAGRGYAIWCGNGSVNSNPFQIDVTGPPRIAKTPFTLPMTWTESTPPAPAADGWNLVSNPLASPIDFDLLSLGGDVEEGYYIYNPDDGTTAYWDAVLGTSFPNGVLNGVIQSSQGFWLKANGGAVTTTVDESAKVAGNSGGLWGAGEEVADLLRLRVTGDQNAFNDEAAVLFAQGSPAFGPGDAAKMPHSHLDAPRIATHSSDGHALVLNRFGAYTSDITIPVSIRAGVAGTYTITFTHGEMTALGCLRLEDLETGIFTPVVDGESYTFTQAATGEEAVMRFVLHAATPLTLTTQNAICGGTATGEALVDLGSQVANVTWSDGFGNPLLVQNGITGQAVFAGLQAGEYSVLVEVDGCGPSEQTFLITAPEVMSATVETLDATCPDTMDGQLSVDVLGGALPYTYLWSNGATEASIAVVAGNYSVIVTDAQGCDLEVGGLVVGSGPAPEAAFEVEQTTVVINTPVHFTNTSVGGAGYLWDFGDGASSTEVEPTHTYTMPGVYTVTLTAFGGVCSISWSMDIVVELGTGLSDSMLPGVNAWGAEGLFFVEHGFEGGTLYVEVLDAAGKLHRQWNLGAAPGRVTLPADGLSTGIWLLRVTHGHQTRTFRIPLMR